GGAGAAGCAGCAGCCATACTTCACACTCCTTCACCCAGATCCCATCTTTCTGGGTCTCTACACTGAGACGCACTTTCAGGTGGGATGCTCCACTCCGATGTCCTGTGTTCCAGGATGCTGAGCCCAGAAGGAGAGCACTGGGCAGACAGCATCCAGCCACACTCCTGTCACTTTCCCTCCAAGCAGACAGTGTTTATGCAGGGCATATTCGCAAGCAACCAGAAAACAGTCCACTTCCACCCACACGTGACACTCAGGGTGAACGACCCAGGACGGGCCAGACACATGCTGGCCCCACAGATGCCCAAGTGGCTTCACAGCATCACTGGGGCCAGTCTAAGGTGAGAAGACCCTGGCCAGGGACGAAGGCCCTACTGGCATTAAAGAAACAGCCTTACCTGTTAGGCACAGGATTTTTACAGATTCCTGAGAACACAGTTCATGTAAATCATTCATGAAAATGTTACATGAACTTTGACTTAAATTTCTcataaaggcattttttaaatcaggtgAAAATTCAAGACACTGAGCCAATGTCCACACAAGAAATTAATTACACCTCATAATAGGGAAAACATCAACATGAATCATGCATGACTCTTGAGATCCTGAGGTTGGCCCAGCCGAGCCTGTGCTCAGAAGCCCCCAGCCCCGGCCCCCAGCTGCCCGCACGCCCGCCCTCACCAGCAGGCAGGTCCCCATCCACTCGGACACCAGCACGTCCACCTTCTCGGGCAGCACCACGTCCTCCACCTTCTGCTGGAACACGGTGATGATGTCGGCAAAGCCATTCTGCAGGACCAGCTGCCCCGTGTGCTGTGCCATCTCACTGGCCTCCACCGCATACACCTGCAGCAGCAGAAGCACCGTCAGGGCACGCCCGGCCTGCACACGGCCCGTCATCTACTCTCCTGAGTCACAACCAGCATACGAGAAACGGTCAATGACACAAGAGGGAAGCAGCATTCCAGACAGCGGAGAAAGTGAGGGCTGGGCCACACCTGCCGCTCCAGGGACACCCAGAAAGGAGCCGCCTCTAACCCTCCCGACTGCCCCCACCTCCTGCACAAGACACAGACGCAGGGCTGCAAGTGGGCGGAAGCCTCGCATGCCCGAGTCGGC
The window above is part of the Piliocolobus tephrosceles isolate RC106 unplaced genomic scaffold, ASM277652v3 unscaffolded_13100, whole genome shotgun sequence genome. Proteins encoded here:
- the LOC111534207 gene encoding protein arginine N-methyltransferase 2-like, which produces MLADQPRTTKYHSVILQNKESLTDKVILDVGCGTGIISLFCAHYARPKAVYAVEASEMAQHTGQLVLQNGFADIITVFQQKVEDVVLPEKVDVLVSEWMGTCLLVRAGVRAAGGRGWGLLSTGSAGPTSGSQESCMIHVDVFPIMRCN